A DNA window from Hordeum vulgare subsp. vulgare chromosome 1H, MorexV3_pseudomolecules_assembly, whole genome shotgun sequence contains the following coding sequences:
- the LOC123430174 gene encoding 3-ketoacyl-CoA thiolase 2, peroxisomal-like, with protein MEKALDRQRILLRHLEPAAGANPTASAVSASVCAAGDSAAYHRGPCFADDIVIVAAYRTAICKAKRGSFKDTLPEDLLVPVFKALVEKTKLNPSEVGDIVVGTVLAPGSQRAIECRMAALYAGFPDTVPLKTVNRQCSSGLQAVADVAAAIKAGMYDIGIAAGVESMTVNKVDLVGKVNPKVELFAQARDCLLPMGLTSENVAQRFGITRMEQDQAAVESHRKAAAAVAAGKFKEEIVPVHTKIVDPKTGEEKEIVVSADDGIRSNTTLAVLSKLKPAFSKDGTTTAGNASQVSDGAGAVLLMRRDVATQKGLPILGIYRSFAAVGVDPAVMGVGPAVAIPAAVKAAGLQINDVDLFEINEAFASQYVYCSKKLDLDPAKVNVNGGAIALGHPLGATGARCVSTLLNEMKRRGKDCRFGVISMCIGSGMGAAAVFERGDAVDELTNARGVPSLNWLSKETV; from the exons ATGGAGAAGGCGCTCGACAGGCAGAGAATCCTGCTGCGGCACCTGGAGCCCGCGGCCGGCGCCAACCCGACCGCCTCCGCCGTCTCC GCGAGCGTGTGCGCCGCGGGGGACAGCGCCGCGTACCACCGGGGTCCCTGCTTCgccgacgacatcgtcatcgtcgC TGCCTATAGGACAGCAATCTGCAAGGCCAAGAGAGGTAGTTTCAAGGATACACTCCCTGAGGATCTCTTGGTGCCCGTATTTAAG GCTTTGGTGGAGAAAACAAAGTTAAATCCGAGCGAAGTTGGCGACATTGTTGTTGGTACTGTTTTAGCTCCTGGGTCCCAAAGGGCAATAGAATGCAGGATGGCCGCATTGTATGCGGGTTTCCCTG ACACGGTTCCTCTGAAGACTGTAAACCGGCAGTGCTCTTCTGGCCTTCAGGCAGTCGCagatgttgctgctgctattaaaGCAGGGATGTATGATATCG GTATTGCTGCTGGCGTAGAGTCGATGACAGTGAACAAAGTTGATCTTGTCGGGAAAGTGAATCCCAAA GTTGAGCTATTTGCTCAAGCACGTGATTGCCTTCTCCCAATGGGCCTTACCTCCGAGAATGTTGCACAGCGGTTTGGCATAACACGCATGGAGCAAGATCAAGCTGCT GTTGAGTCTCACAGGAAGGCAGCGGCGGCAGTTGCTGCTGGTAAATTTAAAGAAGAAATAGTTCCAGTTCATACTAAG ATCGTGGATCCAAAAACTGGTGAAGAAAAGGAGATTGTGGTCTCCGCAGATGATGGAATCCGATCGAATACCACACTGGCAGTCCTGTCAAAACTTAAACCAGCATTTTCTAAGGACGGGACCACTACTGCTG GAAATGCTAGCCAAGTAAGTGATGGAGCTGGAGCTGTCCTACTAATGAGGCGAGATGTTGCTACACAGAAAGGTCTTCCAATTCTTGGAATCTACAG GAGCTTTGCTGCCGTTGGAGTTGATCCAGCTGTGATGGGTGTTGGTCCTGCTGTTGCTATCCCAGCAGCAGTGAAGGCCGCGGGTCTTCAAATTAATGATGTCGACCTTTTTGAGATTAATGAG GCTTTTGCATCTCAGTATGTGTACTGCTCCAAAAAGTTGGATCTCGATCCCGCAAAAGTCAATGTTAATGGAGGTGCAATTGCTCTTGGACATCCATTGGGTGCCACAG GTGCGCGATGTGTCAGCACTCTTCTCAACGAGATGAAGCGCCGAGGCAAGGACTGCCGGTTTGGAGTAATTTCTATGTGCATAG GTTCTGGGATGGGTGCAGCCGCCGTTTTCGAGCGTGGAGATGCGGTGGATGAGCTGACGAATGCCCGAGGGGTGCCCTCGCTTAACTGGCTTTCCAAAGAAACCGTGTAA